A genomic stretch from Desulfohalobium retbaense DSM 5692 includes:
- the fliF gene encoding flagellar basal-body MS-ring/collar protein FliF: MANEAQQSQTAPSSSPSLIQRIQDWPRRRKLSLLVVGLLCVAVFTFLILQARVADYQLLYADMTQQEASSVVDWLQDSNVSYQLRDQGSSIYVPAGQVYKTRLDLAGDGLPQGQGVGFEIFDQQRFGVTQFTQQVNYQRALQGELARSVATLTSVQSARVHLVLPERQFLREQQEKAKASVVVEFAPGQGLDSNQIKGIIRLVSGSVEGMAANNVTVVDSQGNVLSGGEEEDSGSPISPEKLEYKQAVEGQYEQRAQALLDRVFGPNKALVRVTAAIDFVSKHTTEELYDPDSIVPRSEKTSESNSGTTAREETEGNAGGQRSSESTETVNYEISRTVNEITKTMGGVKNLSVAVLVGQQFLQNKGNGGAAEGHSVESLQRLVSSALGLQPDRGDSIEVVAMPVQEQAGLSSGTSANAGFSLYDYLPFVKYGLIALGFILAYFLLVRPVLQTFRSEVTEHYKTVDELEGEYREKVTDPTEQLRQEINHSEVTPAQIVKAWLKEN; this comes from the coding sequence ATGGCCAATGAAGCGCAGCAATCGCAGACAGCCCCTTCTTCCTCGCCGTCCCTGATTCAACGCATCCAGGATTGGCCACGTAGACGCAAACTGAGTTTGCTGGTTGTGGGGCTGCTCTGTGTGGCGGTTTTTACTTTTTTGATTCTCCAGGCGCGGGTGGCTGACTACCAGTTGCTTTATGCCGATATGACGCAACAGGAAGCATCATCTGTTGTGGACTGGCTTCAGGACAGCAATGTTTCCTACCAACTGCGCGATCAGGGGAGTTCAATCTATGTCCCGGCCGGACAAGTTTATAAAACCCGTTTGGATTTGGCGGGTGATGGCTTGCCCCAGGGCCAGGGGGTGGGGTTCGAAATCTTTGACCAGCAGCGCTTTGGGGTGACTCAGTTCACACAGCAGGTGAATTACCAGCGTGCTTTGCAAGGAGAGTTGGCCCGTAGCGTAGCAACTTTAACATCGGTGCAAAGCGCCCGGGTCCATTTAGTGTTGCCGGAAAGGCAATTTCTACGGGAACAGCAGGAAAAAGCCAAAGCCTCAGTGGTCGTCGAGTTCGCTCCAGGCCAGGGACTAGATTCAAATCAGATCAAGGGGATTATCCGCTTGGTATCCGGCAGTGTGGAGGGGATGGCGGCGAATAATGTGACCGTGGTGGATTCTCAGGGCAATGTCCTCTCTGGAGGAGAAGAGGAGGATAGTGGCTCCCCCATCTCGCCGGAAAAACTCGAATACAAGCAGGCAGTCGAGGGTCAGTACGAACAAAGAGCTCAAGCGCTTCTTGATCGGGTTTTCGGGCCCAACAAGGCCCTTGTTCGAGTGACCGCGGCTATTGATTTTGTTTCCAAGCATACCACCGAGGAACTTTACGACCCAGACAGTATCGTGCCGCGTAGTGAGAAGACCTCCGAAAGCAATTCTGGAACCACTGCGAGGGAAGAAACGGAAGGGAATGCCGGGGGGCAGCGCTCCAGTGAGAGTACGGAAACAGTGAATTATGAGATAAGCCGGACAGTGAACGAAATTACTAAAACTATGGGGGGGGTAAAAAATCTCTCTGTGGCCGTTTTGGTGGGCCAGCAATTCCTTCAAAACAAGGGAAATGGCGGGGCCGCCGAAGGACATAGTGTGGAGTCTTTGCAGCGTTTAGTTTCCAGTGCCCTGGGGCTGCAGCCTGACCGAGGCGACAGTATCGAAGTGGTGGCCATGCCTGTTCAGGAACAGGCGGGGCTGTCCAGTGGCACGAGTGCGAATGCAGGGTTTTCTCTGTACGACTATCTCCCATTCGTCAAATACGGACTCATCGCTCTGGGATTTATTCTTGCCTACTTTTTGTTAGTGCGGCCTGTTTTGCAAACCTTTCGCAGCGAAGTCACTGAGCATTATAAGACTGTGGATGAATTAGAAGGAGAATATAGAGAGAAGGTCACTGATCCCACAGAACAATTACGGCAGGAGATTAACCATTCGGAGGTAACACCGGCACAAATCGTTAAGGCTTGGCTCAAAGAGAACTGA
- the fliJ gene encoding flagellar export protein FliJ, translating to MSEFRLHSVWRVRKQREDQAQQHLAQAQRLQQEICSQLETEKDRLASLHTDMHHLQTKGVDPQTLQLFEHCIQSSRQYCLDLNQDLARAEVVIQERQEHLSAACREKKVVEKLHERHLERWAAEMRRAEKNLMDEIASGVVARKRVVTGEQQ from the coding sequence ATGAGTGAATTCCGATTGCACTCTGTATGGCGGGTCCGCAAACAACGTGAAGATCAGGCCCAGCAGCATTTGGCTCAAGCTCAGCGTCTGCAACAAGAGATTTGTTCGCAGCTTGAAACCGAAAAGGACCGCTTGGCCTCATTGCATACGGATATGCACCACCTGCAAACGAAGGGAGTGGACCCTCAGACCCTGCAACTCTTTGAGCACTGCATTCAAAGCAGCCGCCAATACTGCTTGGATTTGAACCAGGATCTGGCCCGGGCCGAGGTAGTGATTCAAGAGCGTCAGGAGCATCTCTCTGCGGCATGCCGGGAGAAAAAAGTTGTCGAAAAGCTTCACGAGCGGCATCTGGAACGATGGGCTGCAGAAATGCGCCGCGCGGAAAAAAATCTGATGGACGAGATTGCCAGCGGTGTGGTGGCTCGAAAAAGAGTCGTGACAGGAGAGCAGCAATGA
- a CDS encoding FliH/SctL family protein, with protein sequence MSRILRGSEYQAQPLQLRDLDALPDETEEGIFEAAAMPQQERKFPSDTTSFRGESGPTEESKSETESGGEKSLLAVDVEAERQEAYEIGLAHGREEAHNELHSATQFLLDAAKKFDGLRTTLYERQKDDLISLALVIAKQVIGQELQTNEEVIVGVVENALKSALETDSHHIRVHPDDLAVVQEHRPLFLANVHGLKEISVEADKNVSRGGCVIESDMGEVDASVETRLAGIEAQLQGAVRQ encoded by the coding sequence TTGTCTAGAATTCTTCGCGGAAGTGAATATCAGGCCCAGCCCCTGCAACTACGGGATTTGGATGCCTTGCCGGACGAGACGGAGGAAGGAATTTTCGAAGCTGCAGCGATGCCACAGCAGGAAAGGAAGTTTCCCTCTGATACGACTTCTTTTCGTGGAGAAAGCGGGCCCACTGAGGAATCGAAGTCGGAAACAGAATCTGGGGGCGAAAAATCTCTTCTTGCAGTGGATGTTGAGGCCGAGCGTCAGGAGGCCTATGAAATCGGGCTGGCTCATGGCCGGGAAGAGGCACACAATGAACTCCATAGCGCCACTCAATTCTTGTTGGATGCGGCCAAGAAATTCGATGGATTGCGCACTACTCTCTATGAACGTCAGAAAGACGATCTGATCAGTTTGGCCTTGGTCATCGCGAAGCAGGTCATTGGACAGGAATTGCAGACAAACGAAGAGGTGATTGTCGGAGTGGTCGAAAACGCGTTGAAGTCCGCCTTGGAGACAGACTCGCATCATATTCGAGTCCATCCCGACGATCTCGCAGTGGTCCAGGAACACAGGCCGCTTTTTCTGGCCAATGTCCACGGCCTCAAGGAGATTTCTGTGGAGGCCGACAAAAATGTCAGCCGCGGGGGGTGCGTTATCGAATCGGATATGGGCGAAGTCGATGCCTCGGTGGAAACCCGTTTGGCTGGCATAGAAGCCCAACTGCAAGGGGCGGTACGGCAATGA
- the fliG gene encoding flagellar motor switch protein FliG, translating to MSKRDFDNLSGVEKTAVLLLCLGEKTTAEVFKELSDTEVRLISRSMMQIDHVPADMARKVLDRYKESMQEYAGFFVDGGDFMQKAIYGTGDPERVDGLLEEVMLGSEDRPLETIAMMDPRTIASLLENEHPQTIALILSTQKADQTGAILSFFSEMMRADVVYRIAKIDKVSPDVLSHIEEALQREIGGVVNKEQQQVGGVDKVVDILSQIDKGGDFKILEKIESQDPDMAEEIRKKMFTFEDLESIDNRGMQLILREVRNETLTLALKTASPRIQDKIYNNISERAKEMIQDDLESMGPVRLSEVESAQQSIVQQALRLEEEGRLVIPGRGGQEVLV from the coding sequence ATGAGTAAACGCGATTTTGATAACCTGTCCGGGGTAGAAAAGACTGCAGTTCTCCTGCTTTGTCTGGGTGAGAAAACCACCGCGGAAGTATTCAAAGAACTGTCCGATACCGAAGTGCGGCTCATTAGCCGAAGCATGATGCAGATCGATCATGTGCCGGCGGACATGGCCCGCAAAGTCCTGGACCGCTATAAGGAGTCCATGCAGGAATACGCCGGTTTTTTTGTGGACGGCGGGGATTTCATGCAAAAGGCGATTTACGGAACCGGGGATCCAGAACGTGTGGACGGCCTTCTGGAAGAGGTTATGCTCGGTTCGGAGGACAGGCCTTTGGAGACTATAGCCATGATGGATCCACGCACCATCGCCAGTTTGTTGGAAAACGAACACCCGCAGACCATAGCTCTGATCCTTTCGACCCAGAAGGCGGACCAGACCGGAGCCATTTTATCTTTTTTTTCTGAGATGATGCGGGCTGATGTTGTCTACCGTATTGCCAAGATCGACAAGGTCTCTCCGGATGTGCTCTCGCATATTGAAGAGGCCTTGCAGCGGGAGATCGGTGGTGTGGTGAATAAAGAGCAGCAGCAAGTCGGCGGTGTCGACAAGGTTGTGGACATATTGTCTCAAATCGATAAGGGCGGGGATTTTAAAATTCTGGAAAAGATTGAGTCTCAGGATCCGGATATGGCTGAGGAGATCCGTAAGAAAATGTTCACTTTTGAGGATCTGGAATCCATCGACAATCGCGGGATGCAACTCATCCTCCGTGAAGTTCGTAATGAAACACTGACCTTGGCGTTGAAGACCGCTTCGCCGCGAATCCAAGATAAGATTTACAACAATATCAGTGAACGCGCCAAGGAAATGATCCAGGACGACTTAGAAAGCATGGGGCCTGTACGCCTCTCCGAGGTGGAGTCGGCCCAGCAGAGCATTGTCCAGCAGGCTCTGCGTTTGGAAGAGGAAGGGCGTTTAGTTATCCCCGGACGCGGAGGTCAGGAAGTCCTTGTCTAG
- a CDS encoding flagellar hook-length control protein FliK yields the protein MGQVLAGNPFLHLPPQQQAAAQDLASASEEGLASALAALQATLEGKQGTLETQALVEVQSLLQQLQSLQGQTARLGFDYTSAAAAQQLLEQLALLQQGGASGAGQGPGSAEVAARLRQLLASAQSSQGGPQNGQGASGTDARSADSSQAWGQSASQIQSFLSGARAEATASPEAAIVRALQQGIVRAEGGQEALKNAPWQQLASFASMTSANTQGEQSLSGLMQQNAEQGLMEQGQSGQQLRQALAAMLAEGKQKSQAAAHGAQDGAGQARSSSGQGGSTHGNGDSTPSTGFGEQATQANRVVQTGGGGRAYQGASAFETQILDQIRVRVQSGARQGQSEIVVRMRPPELGEVRLNLTSEDGILRAHLHAQSQQVHDVLERHAPQLRQALAEQGIDLDDVLVSSDDAGGQESQSEWQTAEDGASRTKGQPEAAANEDDHDEQYRQARAAAWGSRAGALSLRI from the coding sequence GTGGGACAAGTGCTTGCCGGCAATCCATTTCTTCATCTCCCGCCCCAGCAGCAGGCTGCTGCTCAAGATTTGGCTTCCGCCTCCGAGGAGGGTCTTGCTTCCGCTTTGGCTGCGTTGCAGGCGACGCTTGAGGGCAAGCAAGGCACTCTTGAGACACAGGCCCTAGTCGAAGTGCAGTCGCTATTGCAGCAATTGCAGTCTTTGCAGGGCCAAACAGCACGTTTGGGGTTTGATTACACAAGCGCAGCAGCTGCGCAGCAATTGCTGGAGCAGTTGGCCCTGTTGCAACAGGGCGGTGCCAGTGGTGCAGGACAGGGCCCCGGCTCTGCTGAGGTGGCGGCCCGATTACGACAGTTGCTTGCTTCAGCCCAGTCGAGCCAAGGGGGTCCCCAAAACGGGCAGGGGGCATCGGGAACTGATGCTCGGTCTGCCGATTCCTCGCAGGCATGGGGGCAATCTGCTTCCCAGATACAATCATTTTTGAGCGGCGCCCGAGCAGAGGCGACCGCCTCTCCCGAGGCCGCTATTGTGCGGGCCCTGCAGCAGGGAATCGTGCGGGCGGAAGGGGGGCAAGAGGCGTTGAAGAATGCCCCTTGGCAGCAATTGGCCTCTTTTGCGTCTATGACCAGCGCAAACACTCAAGGTGAGCAGTCCCTGTCCGGCCTCATGCAGCAAAACGCTGAGCAGGGCTTGATGGAGCAGGGACAAAGCGGACAGCAGTTGCGGCAAGCCCTTGCGGCCATGTTGGCAGAGGGTAAACAGAAATCGCAAGCCGCAGCGCATGGAGCGCAGGATGGCGCAGGGCAGGCACGGAGCAGTTCGGGGCAAGGCGGTTCAACGCATGGCAACGGTGACAGCACGCCAAGTACTGGTTTTGGTGAACAGGCCACCCAGGCCAACCGTGTGGTCCAAACGGGGGGGGGCGGACGAGCCTATCAGGGGGCTTCCGCTTTTGAAACCCAGATTCTGGATCAGATCCGTGTGCGGGTCCAATCCGGGGCTCGGCAGGGGCAAAGTGAAATCGTGGTGCGCATGCGGCCGCCTGAACTGGGCGAAGTCCGACTCAATCTGACCTCTGAGGATGGGATTTTGCGGGCCCATCTCCACGCTCAGTCCCAGCAGGTGCACGATGTGTTGGAGCGCCATGCGCCGCAACTGCGCCAGGCCCTGGCTGAACAGGGAATTGACCTGGACGATGTGCTGGTGAGCAGCGACGACGCCGGTGGCCAAGAAAGTCAGTCCGAATGGCAGACGGCCGAGGACGGCGCTTCCAGGACTAAGGGGCAACCGGAAGCCGCCGCCAACGAAGACGATCATGACGAGCAATATAGGCAGGCGCGGGCTGCAGCGTGGGGGAGTAGAGCCGGCGCGTTGAGCCTGCGTATATAA
- a CDS encoding motility protein A, which yields MKTLDLATFLGIIGAFGLMGYAIMSGSGLEVFIDYQALFVVTGGTFGALLVHYPLRDVANAFSVGKNAFLYREAAPNEVMAMLLDYATRARKEGLLALEQATNEASDNFLAKGLQMAADGYEPDVLRDTLDREIEYIEDRHEKGAEIFSSLGMYAPAMGMVGTLIGLVQMLQTLEDPSTIGPAMAMALLTTLYGSVMANVIFIPMSGKLKNKSKAEVLKKSLVLEGMKSILLGENPRIMEQKLHAFLAPKQRESASNKRKR from the coding sequence ATGAAAACCCTGGATCTAGCGACTTTTCTTGGCATCATCGGCGCCTTCGGCCTGATGGGGTATGCCATCATGTCCGGTAGCGGCCTGGAAGTCTTCATTGATTACCAGGCGCTTTTTGTTGTCACCGGCGGAACTTTTGGCGCCCTGCTGGTGCACTATCCGCTACGAGATGTGGCCAACGCATTTTCTGTGGGCAAAAACGCCTTTTTGTACCGCGAAGCCGCCCCCAACGAAGTTATGGCCATGCTGCTGGATTATGCCACTCGGGCCCGCAAAGAGGGACTCTTAGCCCTTGAGCAGGCCACCAACGAGGCCTCTGACAATTTTTTGGCCAAAGGATTGCAAATGGCTGCCGACGGCTACGAGCCGGATGTGCTCCGCGATACCCTGGATCGGGAAATTGAGTATATTGAGGATCGCCACGAAAAGGGTGCAGAAATTTTCTCTTCGCTGGGCATGTACGCCCCGGCGATGGGCATGGTCGGAACCCTCATCGGTTTGGTGCAGATGCTGCAGACCTTGGAGGATCCATCAACTATCGGCCCAGCCATGGCCATGGCCCTTTTGACTACATTGTACGGCTCCGTCATGGCCAACGTCATCTTCATCCCTATGTCCGGGAAGCTTAAAAATAAATCCAAAGCGGAGGTGCTCAAAAAATCCTTGGTACTCGAGGGGATGAAATCAATTTTATTAGGCGAGAATCCGCGGATTATGGAACAAAAACTTCATGCCTTCTTGGCGCCCAAACAGCGGGAGAGCGCTTCGAATAAGCGAAAACGCTAA
- a CDS encoding OmpA/MotB family protein yields MARKKKKNGGGGGSPAWMVTYSDMVTLLLTFFVLLLSMADINQIKFTKAIGSLRGALGVLDSKEYEDVLPLDLMAQQNNLNESLQRVYQNIKNRIDNLEVNENIKLVKDRGAVVLRLNDSLLFDSGETALKPRAAPLLREVAQLVRPLHLDMRVEGHTDNVPVSRPGISNWDISIERAVSVVKFLTSRDLLPPSRLSAAGYGDQRPLVRNDSPENRAKNRRVDFYLEQDEHYREQLPYLIDSREQYPF; encoded by the coding sequence ATGGCTCGAAAAAAGAAAAAAAACGGCGGAGGCGGCGGAAGTCCGGCCTGGATGGTCACCTACAGTGATATGGTGACGCTGTTGCTGACGTTTTTTGTTCTTTTGCTCTCCATGGCGGATATCAACCAGATTAAGTTTACCAAGGCCATCGGCTCTCTCCGAGGAGCCCTCGGGGTTCTGGACAGCAAGGAGTATGAAGACGTGCTGCCGCTGGACCTCATGGCTCAGCAAAATAATCTGAACGAGTCCTTGCAACGCGTGTATCAAAATATCAAAAACCGTATCGACAACTTAGAAGTCAACGAAAACATCAAGTTGGTTAAAGACCGTGGAGCGGTGGTATTGCGTTTGAATGACTCGTTACTTTTCGACTCCGGGGAGACTGCCCTGAAGCCGCGCGCCGCTCCCTTGCTTCGCGAGGTTGCTCAATTGGTGCGTCCCCTGCATCTTGACATGCGCGTAGAGGGACACACCGATAATGTCCCCGTTTCTCGGCCCGGGATCTCCAATTGGGACATTTCCATTGAACGGGCGGTCTCTGTGGTCAAATTCCTCACCAGCCGTGATTTACTGCCCCCCAGTCGACTTTCCGCAGCCGGGTACGGAGACCAGCGTCCTCTCGTGCGCAATGATTCTCCTGAGAACCGGGCTAAGAATCGGCGGGTGGATTTTTATCTGGAGCAGGACGAACATTATCGGGAGCAACTGCCGTATCTGATCGATTCCCGCGAACAATACCCCTTTTAG
- a CDS encoding flagellar hook assembly protein FlgD yields the protein MAAIPSVNSSLAAQSVQSPERTGSQDDSLGKMDFLNLLVTQLENQDPMNPSDPTEMTAQLAQFSSLEQLTNISESMEGLDAMKTAYEQNAALSMLGRNVQLEGNTFTFQNEPVQLGYNLERAAESVEIQIMDASGKTVDTIKGLQGTVGEHTVQWDGTDADGKSVPAGEYQFVVGAQDAGGNVLQPTPQVMAKVQGVDYGSGGQKLLTSAGSIALADIGNVTQATSQ from the coding sequence ATGGCCGCGATTCCAAGTGTTAATAGTTCGCTAGCTGCGCAGTCCGTTCAGAGTCCGGAGCGTACTGGGTCCCAAGATGATTCCCTGGGCAAGATGGATTTCCTCAATCTGCTGGTCACCCAACTGGAGAACCAGGATCCAATGAATCCTTCTGACCCTACGGAAATGACCGCGCAGTTGGCCCAGTTCAGCTCACTGGAGCAATTGACGAATATCAGCGAGTCCATGGAAGGACTGGACGCCATGAAGACGGCCTATGAGCAAAACGCGGCCCTGTCCATGCTGGGCAGAAATGTCCAGTTGGAGGGCAACACCTTCACGTTTCAGAACGAGCCGGTGCAATTGGGCTACAATCTTGAGCGAGCCGCAGAAAGCGTTGAAATCCAAATTATGGACGCCAGCGGCAAAACAGTGGATACCATCAAGGGATTGCAAGGGACAGTGGGCGAACACACTGTCCAATGGGACGGCACGGATGCCGACGGTAAGAGTGTCCCGGCAGGCGAATACCAATTCGTGGTCGGGGCCCAGGACGCGGGGGGCAATGTGTTGCAGCCCACCCCGCAGGTGATGGCTAAAGTGCAGGGCGTGGATTACGGCTCCGGCGGGCAAAAGTTGCTCACCTCCGCCGGGAGTATCGCCCTTGCGGATATTGGCAACGTAACGCAAGCGACGTCCCAGTAA
- a CDS encoding flagellar hook protein FlgE — MGLQGALYTGVSALGATGEAMNVIGNNLANSNTTAFKASRTLFSDLLASDVSSSSGTSQVGTGVGLASVDTVFSQGGFNPTESSTDLAIEGEGFFKVSDPNTGADAYTRAGGFNFNDEGFLVNPQGYRVQGYDVDGDGNTVGNLKDIYTDLSGSVPAQETGRASLSTNLNASAEVGASFDINDPAGTSNFSTSINVYDSLGTSHLANVYFTKAGSNAWNYHVTADVGGTNTVLKSHQIKFTSTGYLKEVDGNSYMNEKGEIPAGQEGNNVITVKNTGNPINWGNGSDGHVFDVEFNLSQYAGQSELVSKQQDGFSSGALNGIEVDQEGMVIGSYSNGESKDLAKLGLAKFANNNGLAQVGNSLFEATNASGLPAIGTPGAGVGTIRSNALEQSTVDIAKQFTDMITTQRAYQANSRTITTTDDMLQEVVNLKR, encoded by the coding sequence ATGGGTTTGCAAGGAGCTTTGTATACCGGCGTGAGCGCCCTGGGCGCCACGGGCGAGGCCATGAATGTCATCGGCAACAACCTCGCCAATAGTAACACCACCGCGTTCAAGGCCAGCCGGACGCTGTTCTCTGATCTTTTGGCCAGCGATGTCTCCTCGTCCAGCGGCACTTCCCAGGTGGGCACGGGTGTCGGGCTGGCCAGCGTGGACACGGTCTTTTCCCAGGGCGGCTTCAACCCCACGGAATCGAGTACGGACTTGGCCATCGAGGGAGAGGGGTTTTTCAAGGTCAGCGATCCCAATACTGGAGCGGACGCTTACACCCGGGCCGGGGGATTCAATTTCAACGACGAGGGCTTCCTGGTCAATCCCCAGGGCTATCGGGTGCAGGGCTATGATGTGGATGGCGACGGCAACACTGTGGGTAACCTCAAAGATATCTATACGGATTTGAGTGGATCGGTCCCGGCGCAAGAAACAGGTAGGGCTTCATTAAGTACGAATCTGAATGCGTCAGCTGAAGTTGGCGCATCTTTTGATATAAATGATCCCGCTGGGACATCAAATTTTTCTACATCGATTAATGTGTATGATTCTCTTGGGACATCGCATTTAGCAAACGTGTATTTTACAAAAGCTGGAAGCAATGCCTGGAATTATCATGTTACTGCCGATGTTGGTGGCACAAATACGGTACTTAAAAGTCATCAAATAAAATTTACTAGTACAGGATATCTCAAAGAGGTTGATGGGAACTCTTATATGAACGAAAAAGGGGAAATCCCTGCTGGGCAGGAAGGGAATAATGTTATAACTGTGAAAAATACTGGGAATCCTATTAATTGGGGCAATGGGTCTGATGGCCACGTCTTTGATGTGGAATTCAACCTTTCCCAATACGCCGGGCAATCCGAACTCGTGTCCAAGCAACAGGACGGATTCAGCTCCGGAGCTTTAAACGGCATTGAAGTGGACCAGGAAGGCATGGTTATCGGCAGCTATTCCAACGGCGAGAGTAAAGATTTGGCCAAGCTCGGCCTGGCCAAGTTCGCCAACAACAACGGCCTGGCCCAGGTGGGCAACAGCCTGTTCGAGGCCACCAATGCCTCCGGCCTGCCGGCCATCGGCACCCCCGGCGCCGGGGTGGGCACTATCCGCTCCAACGCCTTGGAGCAGTCCACGGTGGATATCGCCAAGCAGTTCACGGACATGATCACCACCCAGCGCGCCTACCAGGCCAACTCCCGGACCATCACCACTACGGACGATATGCTCCAGGAAGTGGTCAATCTGAAGCGCTAA
- a CDS encoding FliI/YscN family ATPase has product MMMQSLFDVVRQAPAMQVWGKVTNIVGVLVQGYCPNVSVGSLCEIVPEGGESPVQAEVVGFRDAMALLMPLGELRGLAPGNLIKVLDSSATLPVGEDMLGRVLDAMGYPIDGKGPLSLPRSRMIYAQPPGPMERAQISVPLDVGVSSINGLLTCGLGQRLAIMAGSGVGKSTLMGMIARDSKASINVIALIGERGREVREFIENDLGPEGLKRSVVIVATSDQSPVLRMRGAFAATAVAEHFADQGEDVMLIMDSVTRYAMANREIGLAVGEPPTTKGYPPSVFAKLPKFLERAGNFKKGGSITGLYTVLVEGDDMNEPVADTVRSILDGHIVLDRRLANKNHYPPIDVLQSASRLMRQVVDEEHLQYSAQIQNVLATYRESEDLVTIGAYTPGTNRALDDALNRIESVNEFLTQDKDEHVSLEETRAVMQQVCS; this is encoded by the coding sequence ATGATGATGCAATCACTTTTTGATGTCGTGCGCCAAGCTCCTGCGATGCAGGTATGGGGTAAAGTGACGAATATTGTGGGGGTTTTGGTCCAAGGCTATTGCCCGAATGTTTCCGTTGGCTCACTGTGTGAGATCGTACCTGAGGGTGGAGAAAGCCCTGTTCAAGCCGAAGTGGTTGGGTTTCGTGACGCCATGGCCTTGCTCATGCCCTTGGGGGAATTACGTGGTCTTGCCCCAGGCAACCTGATCAAGGTGTTGGATTCCAGCGCCACACTTCCTGTGGGCGAGGACATGCTCGGTCGAGTACTGGACGCCATGGGCTATCCCATTGATGGGAAGGGCCCGCTATCGTTGCCCCGATCTCGCATGATTTACGCCCAGCCTCCGGGGCCGATGGAACGGGCGCAGATCAGCGTTCCTCTGGATGTTGGTGTGAGCAGCATCAACGGATTGCTTACCTGTGGGCTGGGACAGCGCTTGGCCATCATGGCGGGCTCTGGGGTGGGCAAGAGTACACTTATGGGGATGATCGCCAGGGATTCCAAGGCTTCTATCAACGTCATCGCACTTATTGGTGAGCGGGGGCGTGAAGTTCGTGAATTTATTGAAAATGACCTGGGACCTGAAGGCCTCAAGCGTTCCGTGGTCATAGTCGCGACATCAGATCAATCACCAGTGCTGCGCATGCGTGGCGCCTTTGCGGCCACGGCTGTGGCCGAGCATTTTGCGGATCAGGGTGAAGACGTCATGTTGATTATGGACTCTGTGACTCGCTACGCCATGGCCAATAGGGAAATTGGTTTGGCTGTAGGTGAACCTCCAACTACCAAGGGATATCCACCATCTGTGTTTGCTAAGTTGCCAAAATTCTTGGAACGTGCTGGAAATTTTAAAAAAGGTGGTAGCATTACAGGACTGTATACGGTTCTGGTTGAGGGCGATGACATGAACGAACCGGTCGCGGACACGGTGCGCTCCATCTTGGACGGGCACATCGTTTTGGACCGGCGGCTGGCGAACAAAAACCATTATCCGCCCATCGATGTCCTGCAGTCCGCTAGTCGACTTATGCGCCAAGTGGTGGATGAAGAACACTTGCAATACAGTGCGCAGATCCAAAATGTTTTGGCTACGTATCGTGAATCCGAGGACTTGGTGACAATCGGGGCATACACTCCAGGGACGAATAGAGCCCTTGACGATGCCCTGAACCGAATTGAATCGGTTAATGAGTTTCTGACTCAGGACAAGGATGAGCATGTTTCTTTGGAGGAAACAAGGGCGGTAATGCAACAGGTGTGTTCTTGA
- a CDS encoding MotE family protein codes for MILRGERFGMVAIAVIVALTIVAVSSGFAQEGAEGLPQEPETVEQRRIIALLQQQREELSERKVRLDEWENELKILQNEVEEKLARIKKARVALEGLLNQKERIEGQRVADLSSIYQRMDPGRAAAALDTMEQDLAIGILSQMRSKGAGEILNEMSKEKAAELSRAFTRLDTASPP; via the coding sequence ATGATCTTACGAGGCGAGCGATTTGGCATGGTGGCTATAGCCGTGATCGTTGCGCTTACAATCGTGGCGGTCTCTTCAGGTTTTGCCCAAGAAGGTGCAGAGGGGCTGCCTCAGGAGCCGGAGACTGTGGAGCAGCGCCGAATCATTGCTTTGCTCCAGCAGCAGCGTGAGGAGCTTTCCGAGCGCAAGGTTCGGCTGGATGAGTGGGAAAATGAGCTAAAGATTCTGCAAAACGAGGTCGAAGAGAAGCTTGCCCGGATAAAGAAGGCCCGTGTCGCCCTGGAGGGGCTCCTGAACCAGAAAGAGCGCATTGAAGGCCAACGGGTCGCTGATTTAAGCAGTATTTATCAGCGCATGGACCCAGGCCGGGCAGCGGCTGCCTTGGATACGATGGAGCAGGATCTTGCCATCGGCATTTTGTCCCAAATGCGAAGCAAAGGCGCCGGAGAAATACTCAATGAAATGTCGAAAGAGAAGGCCGCGGAGCTAAGCCGCGCATTTACCCGACTCGACACTGCCAGCCCGCCGTAA